A region from the Aphis gossypii isolate Hap1 chromosome 1, ASM2018417v2, whole genome shotgun sequence genome encodes:
- the LOC114123203 gene encoding 40S ribosomal protein S12, mitochondrial translates to MNVLLQGMKNLVLNKPLGETTRCMASLYQMHKTGPHKKPMFKRNPLGDNPFLKGVVLKTLIRKPKKPNSANRKCVLVRLSNGKEMIAYIPGEGHNLQEHNVVLVRNGRCKDLPGVKITCVRGKFDLPHVVKKTQTNS, encoded by the exons ATGAATGTTCTATTACAGGGGATGAAAAATTTAGTTCTAAATAAACCAT TGGGAGAGACGACTAGATGTATGGCATCGCTTTATCAAATGCACAAGACTGGTCCTCATAAAAAACCAATGTTCAAACGTAATCCACTGGGCGATAATCCGTTTTTAAAAGGTGTTGTACTGAAAACACTTATAAGAAAACCAAAGAAACCAAATTCGGCCAATCGAAAGTGTGTCTTAGTACGATTAAGCAATGGCAAGGAAATGATAGCTTATATACCGGGTGAAGGACACAATCTTCAAGAACACAACGTTGTATTAGTGCGTAACGGGCGATGTAAAGATTTGCCTGGTGTAAAAATAACATGTGTTAGAGGAAAATTTGATTTACCacatgttgtaaaaaaaacacagaCAAATTCTTAG
- the LOC114123201 gene encoding 39S ribosomal protein L2, mitochondrial, whose amino-acid sequence MSVSFLAPALRFSVFDPTKLKTIHSVFFNVVRHKWNFTHMELPSPKSRNFRREIEWPEKYTVKPLNNKHLAGRDPISGRVVVKGLGGGIKQKYHWVDLKRFGPTGEHDAPRIDRVLEIMDCGCRTAKVALVGCGTNLKYIIATVNMKPGDMLVTSGYIPRIPVNPNEGDAYPLGALSKGTKVHCIEKMPGEGAHYVMTAGSTATILRQVDDRVIVQLPSKLQVSLSKHCMASIGQISNANHFKEHIGSPNRNRELGNRPRSGLWQRKTGRFGRKIRPPPPLKIITELAPKKLEKVTLELSALF is encoded by the exons ATGTCAGTTTCATTTTTAGCGCCGGCTTTGCGTTTCTCTGTATTTGATCCTACGAAGTTGAAGACCATACAttcggttttttttaatgttgtaagACACAAATGGAATTTCACACACATGGAGTTGCCTAGTCCAAAGTCAAGAAACTTCAGACGGGAAATTGAATGGCCCGAAAAATACACCGTAAAACCATTGAACAATAAACACTTGGCGGGCCGAGACCCGATCTCtg gTCGAGTCGTTGTCAAGGGCTTGGGTGGTGGTATCAAACAGAAATATCATTGGGTTGATTTAAAACGTTTTGGACCAACTGGTGAACATGATGCTCCTCGAATTGATCGTGTCTTAGAAATAATGGACTGTGGCTGTAGAACAGCTAAAGTAGCATTAGTTGGTTGTggcacaaatttaaaatacattattgcaACTGTTAATATGAAACCTGGAGACATGTTGGTCACATCTGGTTACATTCCTCGCATTCCAG TTAATCCAAATGAAGGAGATGCATATCCACTTGGTGCATTGTCTAAGGGAACAAAAGTTCACTGTATTGAGAAAATGCCAGGTGAAGGGGCTCATTATGTAATGACAGCTGGATCAACAGCCACTATATTAAGACAAGTTGACGACAGGGTCATTGTTCAGTTGCCATCAAAATTACAAGTATCACTCTCTAAACATTGTATGGCATCGATTG gACAAATATCAAATGCAAATCACTTTAAAGAACACATCGGCAGTCCAAATCGTAACCGTGAATTGGGTAATCGCCCTCGGTCTGGATTGTGGCAAAGAAAAACTGGTCGTTTTGGCCGTAAAATTAGACCACCACCacccttaaaaattataactgaaCTTGCtccaaaaaaattagaaaaagttACATTAGAACTAAGTgctttgttttga
- the LOC114123202 gene encoding proteasome subunit beta type-7-like encodes MALNYSSINDDEAFSFRNLERNAKLEKIGLKMPSFRKTGTTIVGVTTRDCVILAADTRATSDTIVMEKNCEKIHYIGKYMHCCGAGTAADTMQVTRMVSANVSLQAFKFPDEMVPVAFAARSLRQYLFKYMGYVSAALILGGIDNSGAHLYSIYPHGSIDKLPYISMGSGSMAAISELESRWNEDLTEEEGMKLACDAILGGVFNDLGSGSNVDLCVIKKDGTRMLRNYLTPNKKPATAKYVYPAGLTKVLCRNEIKFQIAEETVMEVDA; translated from the exons ATGGCTTTAAACTATAGTTCTATCAACGATGACGAAGCCTTTTCGTTCCGAAATCTTGAAAG AAATGcaaaacttgaaaaaatagGACTCAAAATGCCGAGTTTCCGAAAAACAGGTACTACAATTGTGGGAGTAACTACTCGTGATTGTGTTATTTTGGCTGCTGATACACGCGCTACATCTGACACAATagttatggaaaaaaattgtgaaaaaatcCATTATATTGGAAAATATATGCA ttgCTGTGGTGCCGGTACTGCAGCAGACACTATGCAAGTGACTCGCATGGTATCTGCTAATGTTTCCTTGCAAGCATTTAAGTTTCCTGATGAAATGGTTCCTGTTGCATTCGCTGCTAGGTCACTTCGTCAGTATCTTTTCAAGTATATG GGATATGTTTCAGCTGCTTTAATTTTAGGTGGAATTGATAATAGTGGTGCTCATTTATACTCAATTTATCCTCATGGTTCAATTGATAAATTGCCTTACATATCTATGGGGTCTGGAAGTATGGCAGCCATTTCAGAACTTGAAAGTCGCTGGAATGAAGATCTAaca gaaGAAGAAGGAATGAAATTGGCATGTGATGCTATTTTGGGCGGTGTATTTAATGATCTTGGTTCTGGAAGTAATGTAGACCTTTGTGTCATCAAAAAAGATGGGACCCGTATGCTTAGAAACTATCTGACACCCAATAAGAAACCAGCTAc tgccAAATATGTTTATCCAGCTGGTTTGACCAAAGTATTATgtagaaatgaaataaaattccaaATTGCTGAGGAAACTGTCATGGAAGTTGATGCTtaa